The following are from one region of the Phycisphaeraceae bacterium genome:
- a CDS encoding response regulator transcription factor → MSPSGGGHTTGITGEREASVRILIIEDNPKMATALQKGLQESGYAADVSHTGFEGEDLAAVEPYDLILLDLMLPDRDGVEVCRNLRRRCVDTPIVMLTALSSTDDKIEGLDAGADDYITKPFEFEELLARIRAMLRRGEASEGRILTCDTLELDLYTRVAKRGEASIELSNREFALLEYLMRNPNRVLSRTQLGEKVWDMNFEPTSNVIDVYISALRKKVDRGHDRELIHTVKGAGYRFGVMD, encoded by the coding sequence ATGAGCCCCTCCGGCGGGGGGCACACGACCGGAATCACCGGAGAGAGAGAGGCCAGCGTGCGCATCCTGATCATCGAAGACAACCCGAAGATGGCGACCGCTCTGCAGAAGGGTCTCCAGGAAAGCGGTTACGCCGCCGATGTCAGCCACACCGGTTTCGAGGGCGAGGATCTCGCCGCGGTAGAGCCGTACGACCTGATCCTGCTCGACCTCATGCTGCCCGACCGCGACGGCGTCGAGGTGTGCAGGAACCTGCGCCGGCGTTGCGTCGACACGCCGATCGTCATGCTCACGGCGCTGTCGTCGACGGACGACAAGATCGAGGGCCTCGACGCCGGAGCCGATGATTACATCACCAAGCCGTTCGAGTTCGAGGAGCTGCTCGCTCGCATCCGCGCCATGCTCCGCCGGGGCGAGGCGAGCGAGGGGCGCATCCTCACCTGCGACACGCTCGAGCTCGACCTGTACACACGCGTCGCGAAGCGAGGCGAAGCGTCAATCGAGCTCTCAAACCGCGAGTTCGCGCTGCTCGAATACCTCATGCGCAACCCCAACCGCGTGCTCTCGCGCACGCAGCTGGGCGAGAAGGTCTGGGATATGAACTTCGAGCCCACCAGCAACGTGATCGATGTCTATATCTCCGCTCTTCGCAAGAAGGTCGACCGGGGGCACGACAGGGAGCTGATCCACACCGTCAAGGGCGCCGGCTACCGCTTCGGCGTCATGGACTGA
- a CDS encoding HAMP domain-containing histidine kinase, with protein sequence MPHRLAQSIRTLTPTLRLRLTLWVLLIFAVIQLTLGLVFMLYQRASINRLFDDRLRLHSNLVRADVAASLADMNDMQLRAIMRRRMGPTLHEDITLGVYNAQGDLLANSGSSPVVPPPGAVRRTLDDSRPRVVRFPLRLPDRAGARDEIMVRAKLIPIESHEGVPHVLLCAIDDSHASAMLGLSFQVLAVTLPIGLLSALVSGWFVAGIATAPLHELGRIARRLSPESIGRRVGLESNSPEVAALQAELENARQRIEKGFLAQARVMSNVSHELKTPIAVILTELQTLKPEGVPPEVGAFLRSVEEELKRLGRLIDSFLLLTRVREGKSSTRLERITVNDLVLDSASQCASMARQHNVTIDPCLLDQDDTLDAAVLGEPELLRTMLNNLVRNAIRFSPERGVVHIEPRVDNGSATITVRDHGTGIPCELIDHIFDRFAQAKSEVRRGRGHGLGLEIAQGIAELHGGLITVRNLDEGGCAFTIALPREGNDRGTPIDPSIEREPDPGRPFVGR encoded by the coding sequence ATGCCACACCGACTCGCACAGAGCATTCGCACGCTCACGCCCACGCTGCGGCTCCGGCTGACGCTGTGGGTGCTGCTCATCTTCGCCGTGATCCAGCTCACGCTGGGCCTGGTGTTCATGCTCTACCAGCGAGCGTCGATCAACCGCCTCTTCGACGATCGGCTGCGTCTGCACTCCAACCTCGTGCGCGCCGACGTGGCGGCGTCGCTCGCCGACATGAACGACATGCAGCTCCGCGCGATCATGCGGCGAAGGATGGGCCCCACCCTCCACGAGGACATCACGCTGGGGGTGTACAACGCGCAGGGCGATCTGCTCGCGAACTCTGGCTCGTCGCCGGTTGTGCCGCCTCCCGGCGCTGTCCGGCGCACCCTGGACGACTCCCGCCCACGCGTCGTCCGATTCCCGCTCCGGCTGCCCGATCGAGCTGGCGCTCGCGATGAGATCATGGTCCGGGCGAAGCTCATCCCGATCGAATCGCACGAGGGCGTCCCGCACGTCCTGCTCTGCGCCATCGACGACTCGCACGCGTCGGCCATGCTCGGGTTGTCCTTCCAGGTCCTGGCGGTGACGCTGCCGATCGGGCTTCTGTCGGCGCTGGTCAGCGGGTGGTTCGTCGCAGGCATCGCGACCGCTCCGCTGCACGAGCTCGGGCGCATCGCGCGCCGTCTTTCGCCCGAATCGATCGGCAGGCGTGTCGGGCTCGAATCCAACTCGCCCGAGGTCGCAGCCCTGCAGGCCGAGCTCGAGAACGCCCGACAGAGAATCGAGAAGGGGTTTCTCGCGCAGGCGCGCGTGATGTCCAATGTCTCGCACGAGCTCAAGACGCCCATCGCGGTGATCCTCACCGAGCTCCAGACGCTCAAGCCCGAGGGCGTCCCACCCGAGGTCGGCGCGTTCCTGCGCAGCGTCGAGGAGGAGCTGAAGCGCCTCGGCCGGCTCATCGACAGCTTTCTCCTGCTCACGCGCGTCCGCGAGGGGAAGTCTTCCACGCGCCTGGAGCGCATCACCGTCAACGATCTGGTGCTCGACTCCGCCTCGCAGTGCGCCTCGATGGCGCGGCAGCACAACGTCACGATCGATCCGTGCCTGCTCGACCAGGACGACACGCTCGACGCCGCCGTGCTCGGCGAGCCCGAGCTGCTGCGCACGATGCTCAACAACCTCGTGCGCAACGCGATCCGGTTCAGCCCCGAGCGCGGCGTCGTGCACATCGAGCCGCGCGTCGACAACGGCTCCGCGACGATCACCGTGCGCGATCACGGGACCGGGATCCCCTGCGAGCTCATCGATCACATCTTCGACCGCTTCGCGCAGGCCAAGTCCGAGGTCCGGCGGGGGCGGGGCCACGGCCTCGGGCTCGAGATCGCCCAGGGCATCGCCGAGCTTCACGGGGGCCTCATCACCGTCCGCAACCTCGATGAGGGGGGCTGCGCGTTCACCATCGCACTCCCTCGCGAGGGGAACGACCGGGGCACCCCAATCGACCCGTCCATCGAGCGTGAGCCCGACCCCGGGCGTCCCTTCGTGGGGCGCTGA
- a CDS encoding PRC-barrel domain-containing protein, whose protein sequence is MNLRNTMTASALIVGLAGASASLAIAQQTQPVRPDQPAQPGSRDWNTQDRDRAEQKRMKLETFTTLKGSNIYNTRGDTIGSIDDLVLMGAEGKIDRAVVKTGAILGVGGKTVAVPFSQLTWNAENERFVLSTNADDLKRLPEFDPDTILNDPNNRRDRAPTQRPGTAPGTAPGMAPSGESADYDRSVVLASTVQGADIMCAANECGKVHEIIVDIPSRRAVLISIDPNQNFLGIGDVKRLAPITAARWNTLDERVDLNATRDQILNATETPRDLSTIANTDRLSAIYRNYGVEWSDKSRDDADRRSTPGARPDKTPGQQRPTDPNRPGN, encoded by the coding sequence ATGAATCTCAGAAACACCATGACAGCCAGCGCCCTGATCGTCGGCCTCGCCGGCGCCAGCGCCTCCCTCGCCATCGCGCAGCAGACGCAGCCCGTGCGCCCCGACCAGCCGGCGCAGCCCGGCTCGCGCGACTGGAACACCCAGGACCGCGACCGCGCTGAACAGAAGCGTATGAAGCTCGAAACCTTCACCACGCTGAAGGGATCGAACATCTACAACACCCGCGGCGACACGATCGGCTCCATCGATGACCTCGTGCTTATGGGCGCCGAGGGCAAGATCGATCGCGCCGTGGTCAAGACCGGCGCCATCCTGGGTGTCGGTGGCAAGACCGTCGCCGTCCCGTTCAGCCAGCTCACGTGGAACGCCGAGAACGAGCGTTTCGTCCTCTCGACGAACGCCGACGACCTCAAGCGCCTTCCCGAGTTCGACCCCGACACAATCCTCAATGATCCCAACAACAGGCGCGACCGCGCTCCGACCCAGCGCCCCGGCACTGCCCCCGGTACTGCCCCCGGTATGGCCCCCAGCGGCGAGAGCGCCGACTACGACCGCTCGGTGGTGCTCGCCAGCACCGTTCAGGGCGCGGACATCATGTGCGCCGCGAACGAGTGCGGGAAGGTCCACGAGATCATCGTCGACATCCCCAGCCGGCGCGCCGTGCTGATCTCGATCGACCCGAACCAGAACTTCCTCGGCATCGGCGACGTCAAGCGGCTCGCCCCCATCACCGCCGCGCGCTGGAACACTCTCGACGAGCGAGTCGATCTCAACGCGACTCGCGACCAGATCCTCAACGCGACCGAGACGCCTCGCGATCTGTCGACCATCGCGAACACCGATCGCCTGAGCGCCATCTATCGCAACTACGGCGTCGAGTGGTCGGACAAGAGCCGCGACGACGCGGACCGGCGCTCCACCCCGGGCGCGCGCCCCGACAAGACCCCCGGCCAGCAGCGCCCGACCGACCCCAACCGCCCGGGCAACTGA
- the crtI gene encoding phytoene desaturase, producing the protein MRAGCVRTISPAESAPTHSPNVRVPRPPPPENHQESRVTTIAQPVSTARRPVSSPSGGAKSDVAVIGAGPGGLAVAMLLAASGVKVTVYEAMDRVGGRTSRVTLRDGQNRAFHFDRGPTFFLMPYVLEEIFSATGRSLYDYADLSRLDPMYRLVLGREGKDSLIVETTQDLDRMSAQLETIEKGAGAEFQRFIRDNRKKLDAMTPLLRRPIKSVLDLISLDAMKCAPILEPHRSVNSLLGKYFDDPLVKISLTFQSKYLGMSPYECPSLFSILPFIEYEYGIWHPKGGCNALMHAMAEVCREMGVEIRTGAPVEKIAFRGRRATGVVVDGQTHAHEHVVVNADATWAMKNLIPESVRRSQDSDANLDAKKYSCSTYMLYLGVDGEVELPHHTIYVSRDYEGNLKDITERGRLTEDPSTYVCNPSATDPTLAPSGCSALYVLVPTPNAKAGIDWKQADAIVRERAMHAMEREMGIERIRERVVCEQRITPDDWRGHHINFGATFNLAHNLGQMLHKRPHHELQGVEGVWMVGGGTHPGSGLPVIFLSSQITAKLLCERVGATYAGA; encoded by the coding sequence CTGCGCGCCGGATGCGTTCGGACGATCTCGCCCGCCGAATCCGCCCCGACGCATTCGCCGAACGTTCGGGTCCCGCGGCCGCCGCCGCCAGAGAACCACCAGGAGTCGCGCGTGACCACGATCGCCCAGCCCGTCAGCACCGCCCGACGACCGGTCTCGTCGCCCTCCGGCGGCGCGAAGAGCGACGTCGCGGTGATCGGCGCCGGGCCGGGCGGGCTCGCCGTCGCCATGCTGCTGGCCGCCAGCGGCGTGAAGGTCACGGTGTACGAAGCGATGGACCGCGTGGGCGGGCGGACCAGCCGCGTCACGCTGCGCGACGGGCAGAACCGCGCCTTCCACTTCGACCGCGGACCGACCTTCTTTCTCATGCCTTATGTGCTCGAAGAGATCTTCAGCGCGACCGGGCGATCGCTGTACGACTACGCCGACCTCTCTCGCCTCGATCCGATGTACCGGCTGGTGCTCGGGCGCGAGGGGAAGGACTCGCTGATCGTCGAGACCACGCAGGACCTCGACCGCATGAGCGCGCAGCTCGAGACGATCGAGAAGGGCGCCGGCGCCGAGTTCCAGCGGTTCATCCGCGACAACCGCAAAAAACTCGACGCGATGACCCCCCTGCTGCGCAGGCCCATCAAGAGCGTGCTGGACCTGATCTCGCTCGACGCGATGAAGTGCGCGCCGATCCTGGAGCCCCACCGCTCGGTGAACTCGCTGCTCGGGAAGTACTTCGACGACCCGCTCGTGAAGATCTCCCTCACCTTCCAGAGCAAGTACCTGGGCATGAGCCCCTATGAGTGTCCGAGTCTGTTCAGCATCCTGCCCTTCATCGAGTACGAGTACGGCATCTGGCACCCCAAGGGAGGGTGCAACGCGCTCATGCACGCGATGGCCGAGGTCTGCCGCGAGATGGGCGTCGAGATCCGCACCGGCGCGCCCGTCGAGAAGATCGCCTTCAGAGGCAGGCGCGCGACGGGCGTCGTGGTCGACGGGCAGACCCACGCGCACGAGCATGTCGTCGTCAACGCCGACGCGACCTGGGCGATGAAGAACCTCATCCCCGAGAGCGTGCGGCGCTCGCAGGATTCCGACGCGAATCTCGACGCGAAAAAGTACTCCTGCTCGACGTACATGCTCTATCTTGGGGTCGACGGCGAGGTCGAGCTGCCCCACCACACGATCTATGTCTCGCGCGACTACGAGGGCAACCTGAAGGACATCACCGAGCGCGGGCGCCTGACCGAGGACCCCTCGACCTATGTCTGCAACCCCAGCGCGACCGATCCCACCCTCGCGCCGAGCGGGTGCAGCGCGCTCTATGTGCTCGTGCCCACGCCCAACGCCAAAGCGGGCATCGACTGGAAGCAGGCCGACGCGATCGTGCGCGAGCGCGCCATGCACGCGATGGAGCGCGAGATGGGGATCGAGCGCATCCGCGAACGCGTCGTCTGCGAGCAGCGCATCACCCCCGACGACTGGCGAGGGCACCACATCAATTTCGGCGCAACCTTCAACCTGGCGCACAACCTGGGCCAGATGCTGCACAAACGCCCCCACCACGAGCTGCAGGGCGTCGAGGGCGTCTGGATGGTCGGGGGCGGCACGCACCCGGGCTCGGGCCTGCCGGTCATCTTCCTCTCCAGCCAGATCACCGCGAAACTGCTGTGCGAGCGGGTGGGAGCGACCTACGCGGGCGCGTGA